Proteins encoded in a region of the Leopardus geoffroyi isolate Oge1 chromosome E2, O.geoffroyi_Oge1_pat1.0, whole genome shotgun sequence genome:
- the CDH5 gene encoding cadherin-5, whose product MQVLTVLLASAGVCLGLLVAPAEGNDLAQPAAPRRQKRDWIWNQMHIDEEKNTSLPHYVGKIKSSVNRKNAKYLLRGESAGKVFRVNEDSGDVYAFERLDREKIPEYHLTALVVDKDTNNDLESPSSFTIKVHDVNDNWPVFTHRLFNASVPEMSAVGTSVIRVTAVDADDPTVADHASVMYQILKGEEYFAIDGSGLIFTTTKNLDRETQAKYEIVVEARDAQGLRGDSGTATVLVTLQDVNDNFPIFTQTKYTFAVPEDIRVGSSLGSLFVEDPDEPQNRMTKYSIVQGEYRDTFTIETDPNHNEGIIKPMKPLDYEYIQQYIFTIEATDPTINLHHLSSASTRKTARVIINVTDVDEPPSFQQPFYHFQLWENQKKPLIGSVRAKDPDAARRSIGYSIRTTSDKGQFFRITKQGDIYNEKELDREVYPWYNLTVEAKELDSKGYSTGKESIVQVHIEVMDENDNAPEFAQPYEPRVCENAAQGKLVVQISAIDKDITPRDVKFKFSLSTEDSNFTLTDNHDNTANITVKYGQFDRERAKVHYLPVLISDNGRPSLTGTSTLVVTVCKCNEHGEFTYCEEMAAQAGVSIQALVAIFLCILTITVITLLIFLRRRLRKQARTHGKSVPEIHEQLVTYDEEGGGEMDTTSYDVSVLNSVRQGGAKPPRPTLEARPSVYAQVQKPPRHGAVNGGPGEMAAMIEVKKDEADHDGAGPPYDTLHIYGYEGSESIAESLSSLGTDSSDSDVDYDFLNDWGPRFKMLAELYRSDPQVELVY is encoded by the exons ATGCAGGTGCTGACGGTGCTGCTCGCCTCGGCAGGCGTGTGCCTGGGCCTGCTGGTGGCACCCGCGGAAGGCAATGACCTCGCCCAACCGGCCGCCCCCCGGCGCCAGAAGAGGGACTGGATTTGGAACCAGATGCACATCGATGAAGAGAAAAACACCTCGCTGCCCCATTATGTGGGCAAG ATCAAATCAAGTGTGAACCGCAAGAACGCCAAGTACCTGCTCAGAGGAGAGTCTGCCGGCAAGGTCTTCCGGGTCAATGAGGACTCAGGGGACGTGTATGCCTTTGAGAGGCTGGACAGGGAGAAGATCCCCGAGTACCACCTTACTGCCCTCGTGGTAGACAAGGACACCAATAATGACTTAGAGTCTCCTTCCAGCTTCACCATCAAAGTTCATGATGTGAATGACAACTGGCCTGTGTTCACGCACCGGTTGTTCAACGCCTCTGTGCCAGAGATGTCGGCCGTGG GGACCTCAGTTATCCGTGTGACAGCCGTTGATGCAGATGACCCCACCGTGGCAGACCACGCCAGTGTCATGTACCAAATCCTGAAGGGAGAAGAATATTTTGCTATTGATGGTTCTG GACTCATTTTCACTACAACCAAAAACTTGGACCGAGAGACGCAGGCCAAGTATGAGATCGTGGTGGAAGCACGAGATGCCCAGGGCCTCCGAGGGGACTCAGGCACAGCTACGGTGCTGGTCACTCTGCAGGACGTCAATGACAATTTCCCCATCTTCACCCAAA CCAAGTACACATTTGCGGTGCCTGAAGACATCCGTGTGGGCAGCTCCTTGGGCTCTCTGTTTGTTGAGGACCCAGATGAGCCCCAGAACCGGATGACCAAGTACAGCATCGTGCAAGGCGAATACAGAGACACCTTCACCATCGAGACGGACCCCAACCACAACGAGGGCATCATCAAGCCCATGAAG CCCCTGGACTATGAATACATTCAGCAATACATCTTCACCATCGAGGCCACAGATCCCACCATCAACCTCCACCACCTAAGCAGCGCCTCCACCAGAAAAACTGCCCGAGTCATCATCAACGTCACAGATGTGGATGAGCCCCCCAGCTTCCAGCAGCCCTTCTACCACTTCCAGCTGTGGGAGAACCAGAAGAAACCTCTGATCGGCTCAGTGAGGGCCAAAGACCCCGACGCAGCTCGGCGGAGCATTGG ATACTCCATCCGCACGACCAGTGACAAGGGCCAGTTCTTCCGAATAACCAAACAAGGGGACATTTACAATGAGAAAGAGCTGGACAGAGAAGTCTACCCCTGGTATAACCTGACAGTGGAGGCCAAAGAACTGGATTCCAAAG GGTACTCCACAGGCAAAGAATCCATTGTCCAAGTCCACATTGAAGTTATGGATGAAAATGACAACGCTCCAGAGTTCGCCCAGCCCTACGAGCCCAGAGTGTGTGAGAATGCTGCCCAGGGCAAG CTGGTCGTGCAAATCTCGGCAATAGATAAGGACATAACGCCGCGAgatgtgaaattcaaattctCTCTGAGCACTGAGGACAGCAACTTCACCCTGACAGATAATCACG ATAACACGGCCAACATCACAGTCAAGTACGGACAGTTTGACCGGGAGCGTGCCAAGGTCCACTATCTGCCTGTGCTCATCTCAGACAATGGGAGGCCGAGCCTCACAGGCACCAGCACACTGGTCGTGACTGTCTGCAAGTGCAATGAGCATGGCGAGTTCACCTACTGTGAGGAGATGGCTGCCCAGGCAGGTGTCAGCATCCAGGCGCTGGTAGCCAtcttcctctgcatcctcaccatcACAG TGATCACCCTCCTCATCTTCCTGCGGCGGCGGCTCCGGAAGCAGGCCCGCACCCACGGCAAGAGCGTGCCCGAGATCCACGAGCAGCTGGTCACCTACGACGAAGAGGGCGGAGGCGAGATGGACACCACGAGCTACGACGTGTCGGTGCTCAACTCGGTGCGGCAGGGCGGGGCCAAGCCCCCGCGGCCCACGCTGGAGGCGCGGCCGTCCGTCTATGCGCAGGTGCAGAAGCCTCCGCGGCACGGCGCGGTAAACGGCGGGCCGGGGGAGATGGCCGCCATGATCGAGGTGAAGAAGGACGAGGCCGACCACGACGGCGCAGGCCCGCCCTACGACACGCTGCACATCTACGGCTACGAGGGCTCCGAGTCCATCGCCGAGTCCCTCAGCTCTCTGGGCACCGATTCATCCGACTCGGACGTCGATTACGACTTCCTCAACGACTGGGGCCCCAGGTTCAAGATGCTGGCCGAGCTGTACCGCTCAGACCCCCAGGTGGAGCTGGTGTACTAG